One window of the Natronomonas marina genome contains the following:
- a CDS encoding polymer-forming cytoskeletal protein, translating to MSPTEAIPLLIIVLLLVSVGGGDVDRMSVTFQGDHSLGELEDVHVVAGGTASVPAEATTAGDLYVIGGTARIEGELDGDVTILAGNLTIADGATVTGTVQRIAGNASVAEGATVGDVSAFEPVPEPSPARRLGGSLVQFLVVGGAGWWIAGRRPELLETVGAAVTDYALVSGVVGALAAATSLVLFVYMAFTIVLIPLSVLGLLAEALVVLYGQVVFGYLLGTRLPVDRPEVATVAGIGVFLVAVEILGAIPYVGAAVQLGLIAVGFGATVNTYFGLRRFEPVTIPGPGDP from the coding sequence GTGAGCCCGACGGAAGCCATCCCGCTTTTGATCATCGTGTTGCTCCTCGTCTCGGTCGGCGGCGGCGACGTCGACCGGATGTCGGTGACGTTCCAGGGCGATCACAGTCTCGGGGAACTCGAAGACGTCCACGTCGTCGCCGGCGGCACGGCCAGCGTTCCCGCCGAGGCGACGACCGCGGGCGACCTCTACGTCATCGGCGGGACCGCACGGATCGAAGGGGAACTGGACGGCGACGTGACTATCCTCGCGGGGAACCTCACGATAGCCGACGGGGCGACGGTTACCGGCACGGTACAGCGGATCGCCGGCAACGCCTCGGTCGCCGAGGGCGCGACGGTCGGCGACGTGTCGGCGTTCGAGCCGGTCCCGGAACCCTCGCCCGCCCGCCGACTCGGTGGGTCCCTGGTACAGTTCCTCGTGGTCGGGGGGGCCGGCTGGTGGATCGCGGGCCGGCGACCGGAACTGCTGGAAACCGTCGGCGCCGCCGTCACCGACTACGCGCTGGTCAGCGGCGTCGTCGGGGCGCTGGCGGCCGCCACGTCGCTCGTCCTGTTCGTCTACATGGCGTTCACCATCGTCCTGATCCCGCTCAGCGTCCTCGGTCTCCTCGCCGAGGCACTGGTCGTCCTCTACGGACAGGTCGTCTTCGGTTATCTGCTGGGTACCCGGCTGCCGGTCGACCGCCCCGAGGTCGCAACGGTCGCGGGGATCGGTGTCTTCCTGGTCGCCGTCGAGATTCTCGGGGCGATTCCCTACGTCGGTGCCGCCGTCCAGTTGGGACTGATAGCCGTCGGGTTCGGTGCGACCGTGAACACGTACTTCGGACTTCGGCGGTTCGAGCCGGTGACGATTCCCGGACCCGGAGACCCCTGA
- a CDS encoding MFS transporter, with amino-acid sequence MHLLTYLREGRWTTASGYLLFVALMVAGYYYNLTFVQLGLIDLGTRLVGLSETAVSGWMAALALCTLVVAVATGVTMDRRGWSRDLRTKLRLLLGVVCVQFALTVVAPHVRTPAAFGAWIVASSVGLGVGFPVSFSLAVELVPAPDRGYVAAAITAVAYFAANAIPLSWSVGVFSRVMIVAMVPGLAVLAVLSAGRVDRVETALSELDAQRRAFGTGRFCHPDPVRTRSLAFAVPVVLMFGVFFVDSLGFLRIIDTPALLLSSWQSPALSTRLAIAVAHVVGAVAAGVIYVNYPLNRIFLWTFVLFALTHVLYTSDLRIAAAFPALVQGPSSPLNPITYAVAVSFYTTLNFALWPDLSTPETIGTHAAVGVGVAGWLATFSSTALALYFQATELTLLSHLNVVQALSLLLLFGLGVGLYVRRMARLRREGAAA; translated from the coding sequence ATGCATCTTCTCACGTATCTCCGCGAGGGCCGGTGGACGACGGCGTCCGGCTACCTGCTCTTCGTCGCGCTGATGGTCGCCGGCTACTACTACAACCTCACGTTCGTCCAGCTGGGGCTCATCGACCTGGGGACGCGACTGGTCGGCCTGTCGGAGACGGCCGTCTCGGGGTGGATGGCCGCGCTCGCGCTGTGTACGCTCGTGGTCGCCGTCGCTACGGGCGTGACGATGGACCGCCGCGGGTGGAGCAGGGACCTCCGCACGAAACTCCGCCTGCTGTTGGGCGTCGTCTGCGTCCAGTTCGCCCTGACCGTCGTCGCGCCCCACGTTCGGACGCCGGCGGCCTTCGGCGCGTGGATCGTCGCCTCGTCGGTCGGTCTCGGCGTCGGCTTTCCCGTCTCCTTCTCGCTGGCGGTCGAACTCGTGCCGGCGCCGGACCGCGGCTACGTCGCCGCTGCGATTACGGCCGTCGCGTACTTCGCCGCGAACGCGATTCCGCTGTCGTGGTCCGTCGGCGTGTTCAGTCGGGTGATGATCGTTGCGATGGTGCCGGGACTCGCCGTCCTCGCGGTGCTGTCCGCCGGCCGCGTCGACCGCGTCGAGACCGCCCTCTCGGAACTCGACGCCCAGCGGCGGGCGTTCGGCACCGGCCGGTTCTGCCATCCGGACCCCGTTCGAACCCGGAGTCTCGCATTCGCCGTCCCGGTCGTCCTGATGTTCGGCGTGTTCTTCGTCGACAGCCTCGGCTTCCTGCGCATCATCGACACGCCGGCGCTGCTGCTCAGTTCCTGGCAGTCACCGGCGCTGTCGACGCGACTCGCCATCGCCGTCGCCCACGTCGTCGGCGCTGTCGCGGCCGGCGTGATCTACGTCAACTACCCGCTGAACCGGATCTTCCTGTGGACCTTCGTGCTGTTCGCCCTGACGCACGTCCTCTACACGTCGGACCTGCGTATCGCGGCCGCGTTCCCGGCGCTCGTGCAGGGACCGTCCTCGCCGCTCAACCCCATCACGTACGCGGTGGCCGTGAGCTTCTACACGACGCTCAACTTCGCCCTCTGGCCCGACCTCTCGACGCCGGAGACCATCGGGACCCACGCGGCCGTCGGCGTCGGCGTCGCCGGGTGGCTCGCGACGTTCTCCAGCACCGCACTGGCGCTGTACTTCCAGGCGACCGAACTGACGCTGCTGTCGCATCTGAACGTCGTCCAGGCGCTCTCGCTGCTGTTGCTGTTCGGTCTCGGCGTCGGTCTCTACGTCCGCCGGATGGCCCGACTGCGACGGGAGGGAGCCGCCGCGTGA
- a CDS encoding DUF6920 family protein yields the protein MGRWSRAQSMAALAAAGTVTAAAVGVRRRRVSKRIDAYRSRLRASRRTVDAEPYDSADVADLPPPPVRRYFETVLSAGQPHVETVRLQQEGTFRLGGADAAWHPFTATQTYTVSPPGYVWDAEVELRSHVPVRVVDAYLDGKGLLRANVLGALPVASAGPDPRTNEAELQRYLSEAPWFPTALLPAGGAAWEGIDDRTARASIEDGDVTASATFHVDEEGYVRRLTADRYRQDTDGVAPWVGRYAAYAERDGLVIPTEAEVGWETADGEVPYWRGRITDVEYGFA from the coding sequence ATGGGCAGATGGAGCCGGGCGCAGTCGATGGCAGCGCTGGCGGCCGCCGGAACCGTGACGGCCGCCGCCGTCGGCGTCCGCCGGCGCCGGGTGTCGAAGCGAATCGACGCCTACCGGTCCCGCCTTCGGGCGAGCCGTCGCACCGTCGACGCCGAACCGTACGACTCGGCCGACGTCGCCGACCTGCCGCCGCCGCCGGTCCGACGGTACTTCGAGACCGTCCTGTCGGCGGGCCAGCCGCACGTCGAGACGGTCCGGCTCCAACAGGAGGGCACCTTCCGACTCGGCGGCGCCGACGCTGCCTGGCACCCCTTCACCGCGACGCAGACCTACACCGTCTCGCCGCCCGGCTACGTCTGGGACGCCGAGGTCGAACTCCGCTCGCACGTCCCCGTGCGGGTCGTGGATGCCTACCTCGACGGCAAGGGACTGCTCCGTGCGAACGTCCTGGGTGCCCTCCCGGTCGCAAGTGCGGGTCCCGACCCCCGGACGAACGAGGCGGAACTCCAGCGGTACCTCTCGGAGGCGCCGTGGTTCCCAACGGCGCTGCTTCCCGCCGGTGGCGCCGCCTGGGAGGGCATCGACGACCGGACCGCCCGGGCGAGCATCGAGGACGGCGACGTGACCGCCTCGGCTACCTTCCACGTCGACGAGGAGGGGTACGTCAGGCGTCTCACCGCCGACCGGTACCGCCAGGACACGGACGGGGTCGCCCCCTGGGTCGGCCGCTACGCCGCCTACGCCGAGCGCGACGGGCTGGTGATCCCCACCGAGGCCGAGGTGGGCTGGGAGACGGCCGACGGCGAGGTTCCGTACTGGCGCGGCAGGATAACTGACGTCGAGTACGGGTTCGCCTGA